A genomic window from Shewanella vesiculosa includes:
- the oleC gene encoding olefin beta-lactone synthetase produces the protein MTQTTVVANANICQHLNTAAQTMPTELAVAVQHAKQGRFDYQEIDFISLHQQSDMIAKGLLQFGITRGMKAVLMVTPSLEFFSLTFALFKAGIIPILVDPGMGINNLKQCFEESRPDVFIGIPKAHIARRILGWGKGSVKHLINVGGSGLQRWLANAISLETIIEIGRNQAQPLKIALFERDEMAAILFTSGSTGTPKGVVYSHGMFEAQISALKHDYGITPGERDLATFPLFSLFGPALGMASIVPDMDASKPISANPANLFAAIDQYHCSNMFVNPALLERLGQAGEQTQHKLTSVKRVISAGAPATISSIKRFSKMLNPQVEVLNSYGATESLPISMIGSHALFATSELTDQGKGICVGKPIQSVSVDIIAVTDVAQPEWAKVNKLSANQIGEIVVSGPMVSQAYYQRQHATDLAKINDGDRVIHRMGDVGYIDDHGLLWMCGRKGHIVDATRGKQRLKRFYTLPCERVFNTHPQVKRSAIVGVDVNGDMVPVLCVELHKGIVCSTSKILYQELMALAQQYPHTEGIGRFLIHPDFPVDVRHNAKIFREKLAIWAQKQWKE, from the coding sequence ATGACTCAAACCACCGTTGTCGCTAATGCCAATATCTGCCAGCATCTAAACACCGCTGCGCAAACCATGCCAACAGAGCTTGCCGTTGCTGTGCAACATGCCAAGCAAGGGCGATTTGATTATCAAGAAATTGATTTTATCAGCCTGCATCAGCAATCAGATATGATTGCCAAAGGCTTATTGCAATTTGGTATTACGCGCGGCATGAAAGCCGTGTTAATGGTGACACCCAGCCTTGAGTTTTTTTCGCTTACCTTCGCCTTATTCAAGGCGGGGATTATTCCTATTCTGGTCGATCCTGGCATGGGCATTAACAACCTTAAACAGTGTTTTGAAGAGTCACGCCCGGATGTGTTTATTGGCATACCTAAAGCCCATATTGCAAGGCGTATTCTCGGTTGGGGTAAGGGCAGTGTTAAACACCTTATTAATGTCGGAGGCTCGGGTTTACAGCGTTGGTTAGCCAATGCGATTAGCCTAGAAACCATAATTGAAATTGGCCGTAATCAAGCGCAACCGCTTAAGATAGCATTGTTTGAACGCGATGAAATGGCGGCGATTTTATTTACCAGTGGTAGCACAGGAACCCCCAAAGGCGTGGTTTATAGTCATGGGATGTTTGAAGCACAAATTAGCGCCCTTAAACACGATTACGGTATTACTCCTGGCGAGCGAGACTTAGCCACATTCCCGCTATTTTCATTATTTGGCCCAGCACTGGGCATGGCGTCTATTGTGCCCGACATGGATGCCAGTAAACCCATTAGCGCCAATCCTGCTAATTTGTTTGCTGCAATCGATCAATATCATTGCAGTAACATGTTCGTTAATCCCGCCTTATTAGAACGCTTAGGCCAAGCGGGCGAACAAACTCAGCATAAGTTAACCAGTGTTAAACGGGTTATTTCAGCTGGTGCGCCAGCTACAATTAGCTCGATTAAACGTTTTAGCAAGATGCTTAACCCACAGGTTGAAGTGCTGAATTCTTACGGCGCGACAGAATCTTTGCCTATCAGCATGATTGGCAGTCATGCATTGTTTGCTACTAGCGAATTAACCGATCAAGGTAAAGGCATTTGTGTCGGTAAGCCAATACAGTCTGTCAGTGTGGATATTATTGCGGTTACTGATGTAGCGCAGCCTGAATGGGCAAAGGTTAATAAGCTTAGCGCCAACCAAATAGGTGAAATCGTGGTGAGTGGTCCCATGGTCAGTCAAGCCTATTACCAACGTCAACATGCGACAGACTTAGCTAAAATTAACGATGGCGATCGCGTCATTCATCGTATGGGTGACGTAGGGTATATCGACGATCATGGCTTATTGTGGATGTGTGGACGTAAAGGTCACATCGTTGATGCTACGCGAGGTAAGCAGCGACTTAAACGCTTTTATACACTGCCCTGTGAGCGAGTGTTTAATACTCATCCTCAAGTTAAACGTTCCGCCATTGTTGGCGTTGATGTTAATGGTGATATGGTTCCGGTTTTGTGCGTCGAATTACACAAAGGCATTGTTTGCTCAACCTCTAAGATCCTTTATCAGGAGCTAATGGCATTGGCTCAGCAGTATCCACATACTGAAGGCATTGGGCGCTTTTTAATTCATCCAGATTTCCCTGTCGACGTGCGTCATAATGCGAAAATATTCAGAGAAAAACTCGCCATATGGGCCCAAAAGCAATGGAAAGAATAA
- a CDS encoding alpha/beta fold hydrolase — MLDNLLPFKRHFLDRNGNKLHYINEGQGEPVVMVHGNPSWSYYYRNLVSALSDSHQCIVPDHIGCGLSDKPDDPQYDYTLKSRIDDLEALLDSLDVTQNITLVVHDWGGMIGMGFAARHPDRIKRIVCLNTAAFHLPKTKPFPWALWICRETLLGTLLVRGLNAFSSAASYVGVKRKPMAKEVREAYVAPFNSWKNRISTLRFVQDIPLKPGDRNYDLVTSIGDSLSQFADVPTLICFGLQDFVFDKHFLQEWRQRMPHATVHEFADCGHYILEDASDEVIGLIKDFIAKN, encoded by the coding sequence ATGCTAGACAACTTGCTGCCATTTAAACGTCATTTTTTAGATCGTAATGGCAATAAACTGCACTATATCAACGAAGGCCAAGGCGAGCCTGTTGTGATGGTGCACGGTAATCCTAGTTGGAGTTACTACTACAGAAATTTAGTCAGTGCCTTGAGTGATTCCCATCAATGTATTGTGCCAGATCATATTGGCTGTGGTTTATCAGACAAGCCTGATGATCCTCAATATGATTACACTTTAAAAAGCCGCATTGACGATTTAGAAGCTTTGCTGGACAGTCTTGATGTTACACAAAACATTACTCTAGTGGTGCATGACTGGGGCGGTATGATTGGTATGGGCTTTGCGGCGCGTCATCCCGATCGCATTAAGCGTATCGTGTGTTTAAACACTGCAGCCTTTCATTTGCCTAAAACCAAGCCGTTTCCATGGGCGCTATGGATTTGTAGAGAAACTTTGCTAGGCACCTTGCTGGTTCGTGGTTTGAATGCGTTTTCGTCAGCGGCTTCTTATGTCGGCGTTAAGCGAAAGCCAATGGCAAAAGAGGTTCGAGAAGCCTACGTTGCGCCTTTTAATTCGTGGAAAAATCGTATTTCGACCTTACGCTTTGTGCAAGACATTCCCCTAAAGCCAGGCGATCGTAATTATGATTTAGTCACCAGTATTGGCGACAGCTTAAGTCAGTTTGCTGATGTCCCGACATTGATTTGCTTTGGTTTACAAGATTTTGTATTTGATAAGCATTTTTTACAAGAATGGCGACAGCGAATGCCTCATGCGACTGTGCACGAGTTTGCTGACTGCGGTCATTACATTCTTGAAGATGCCAGCGACGAAGTCATTGGCTTAATCAAAGATTTTATCGCAAAAAACTAA
- the phoU gene encoding phosphate signaling complex protein PhoU: MDKMNLSKHISGQFNAELDDIRNRVLAMGGLVERQLEQALDALASLDSELAQQVIEGDHKVNGMEVAIDEECTRIIAKRQPAASDLRLILAISKTITDLERIGDACVRIAKAAVEKRANSQQPLLVSIENMGRHATRMLHSTLDALARMDADQAFELHKEDAKIDKEYEGIIRQLMTHMMEDPRSIPGVLDVLWAARAVERVGDRCKNICEYVIYYVKGKDVRHISYEEMEKEL; encoded by the coding sequence ATGGATAAAATGAATTTAAGTAAACATATATCAGGCCAGTTTAATGCTGAGCTTGATGATATTCGCAATCGCGTATTGGCGATGGGCGGTTTAGTTGAACGCCAGCTTGAGCAAGCATTAGATGCTCTTGCAAGCCTTGACTCAGAGCTGGCTCAACAAGTGATTGAAGGCGATCATAAAGTGAATGGCATGGAAGTGGCTATTGACGAAGAATGCACTCGTATTATTGCCAAGCGTCAGCCTGCAGCAAGTGACTTACGCTTAATTTTGGCTATTTCAAAAACCATTACCGATCTTGAGCGTATTGGTGATGCGTGTGTTCGTATTGCCAAAGCCGCGGTTGAAAAACGTGCTAACAGCCAACAACCTTTATTGGTGAGTATTGAAAACATGGGGCGTCATGCCACACGTATGCTGCACTCAACTTTAGATGCATTAGCTCGTATGGATGCTGACCAAGCATTTGAATTACACAAAGAAGATGCCAAAATAGACAAAGAGTATGAAGGTATCATCCGTCAGTTAATGACTCATATGATGGAAGATCCGCGCTCAATTCCTGGTGTATTAGACGTATTATGGGCTGCGCGTGCTGTTGAGCGTGTTGGCGATCGTTGTAAAAACATCTGTGAATACGTGATCTATTATGTAAAAGGTAAAGACGTTCGTCATATTTCTTACGAAGAAATGGAAAAAGAGCTTTAA
- a CDS encoding putative sulfate/molybdate transporter yields MRCEINRFDNVNKISGEFSGAFADLGTFLPLVLGLIALNQFSPQGIFLGFGFFALFTAFYYRRPIPIQPMKVISALVIAEGMSPGMLQASAMLMGLILLVLAYSGIIQWMAKLLSPAISIGIQLAIGLQLIWLGGVMMSETWWVGILAFSFLFASRFMPMQYLVMPVVIILGIVWQLTSGTLPSVNLSHTSVWPLSWPSIDEWGSAAVLLVLPQLALTLTNAVIAISAMAKDKFPQESERFEPQQFAKSSGWANLLLSPFGATAMCHGAGGLAVQYHFGARTWLAPTIFGSACIVIAIFWGKGIASALSLIPLAVLGSLLAIAGTQLAWSKRLFDGKPFCMLVILSTAVTCLLINTAAGLAVGVVLELGRHQWLNLVNSKQ; encoded by the coding sequence ATGAGATGTGAGATCAATCGTTTCGATAACGTAAATAAGATTTCAGGTGAGTTCAGTGGCGCATTTGCTGATTTAGGTACCTTTCTTCCTCTCGTTTTAGGCTTAATTGCCCTTAATCAATTCTCTCCCCAAGGGATATTTTTAGGATTTGGTTTTTTTGCCTTATTTACGGCATTTTATTATCGACGCCCCATTCCGATACAACCTATGAAGGTGATCAGTGCGTTAGTCATTGCAGAAGGAATGTCTCCTGGGATGTTACAAGCATCTGCCATGTTAATGGGCCTTATTCTACTGGTTTTAGCCTATAGCGGCATTATTCAATGGATGGCTAAGTTGTTATCGCCGGCGATCAGTATTGGGATCCAGCTAGCAATAGGACTCCAATTGATATGGTTAGGTGGCGTCATGATGAGCGAAACATGGTGGGTCGGCATACTTGCTTTTAGTTTTTTGTTTGCCAGTCGTTTTATGCCAATGCAATATTTGGTGATGCCGGTAGTGATTATTCTTGGCATTGTTTGGCAGTTAACAAGTGGGACTCTGCCCAGTGTTAACTTGAGCCATACCAGTGTTTGGCCGTTGAGTTGGCCGAGTATCGATGAGTGGGGCTCTGCTGCCGTTTTATTGGTGCTACCTCAGTTAGCGCTCACATTGACCAATGCAGTGATTGCGATTTCTGCGATGGCAAAAGATAAATTTCCTCAAGAAAGTGAAAGATTTGAACCACAACAATTTGCTAAAAGCTCTGGTTGGGCTAACTTGCTGTTATCGCCTTTTGGCGCAACGGCAATGTGTCACGGCGCTGGTGGGTTGGCGGTGCAATATCACTTTGGCGCACGAACCTGGCTAGCACCGACTATTTTTGGTAGTGCGTGCATTGTTATTGCCATCTTTTGGGGTAAAGGTATTGCCAGTGCATTGTCATTGATCCCTTTAGCCGTTTTAGGCAGTTTACTTGCCATAGCAGGGACACAATTAGCATGGTCTAAACGTTTATTTGATGGCAAGCCGTTTTGTATGTTGGTTATTTTATCAACCGCGGTGACGTGTTTATTGATTAACACCGCAGCCGGTTTGGCTGTTGGTGTCGTACTAGAGTTAGGTCGTCACCAATGGTTGAATCTTGTTAACTCGAAACAGTAA
- the oleD gene encoding 2-alkyl-3-oxoalkanoate reductase: MERITMDLADLHPLEQAALKQLAQSVSKVFVTGAGGFLGFAICQRLLAAGIEVVGFARGHYPKLIKLGVDMRQGDISDFASVKQAMQGCDLVFHVASKAGVWGSKQSYFSPNVDGAANIINACKAVNIQRLIYTSTPSVTFAGVDENGINESAPYASEYLNYYGESKAIAEAMVLKANHPMLRTTALRPHLIWGPNDPHLVPRVIERAKAGRLKLVGQQDKLVDTIYVDNAAYAHILAAVDLVGAANSAGKAYFLSNDQPITMAAMLNQILACVDLPPVTKRVPASVAYAAGVLLETVYGLLNKQQEPIMTRFVARQLSTSHYFDISAAKQDLGYQPLVSIEQGMQKLKLSLSH; the protein is encoded by the coding sequence ATGGAAAGAATAACGATGGATTTGGCAGACTTACATCCTCTAGAGCAAGCTGCATTGAAGCAGTTAGCGCAATCGGTTAGCAAAGTTTTTGTGACCGGTGCGGGTGGCTTTCTTGGGTTCGCCATTTGTCAGCGTTTATTAGCCGCTGGAATTGAGGTTGTCGGTTTTGCCAGAGGTCATTATCCTAAGCTTATAAAACTTGGGGTTGATATGCGTCAAGGTGATATTAGCGACTTTGCTAGTGTAAAACAGGCGATGCAAGGTTGCGATTTAGTTTTTCATGTGGCATCAAAAGCTGGCGTGTGGGGCAGTAAACAAAGTTATTTCTCGCCCAATGTCGATGGCGCAGCCAATATCATCAACGCATGTAAAGCGGTTAATATTCAAAGGTTAATTTATACCAGCACCCCGAGTGTAACGTTTGCTGGTGTGGATGAAAATGGCATTAATGAATCTGCACCTTATGCCAGTGAATACCTTAATTACTATGGTGAATCGAAAGCCATCGCTGAGGCCATGGTATTAAAAGCCAATCATCCCATGTTAAGAACAACCGCCTTAAGGCCGCATTTAATTTGGGGGCCAAATGATCCTCATCTGGTTCCGCGAGTGATCGAACGGGCCAAAGCAGGGCGCTTAAAACTGGTAGGACAGCAAGATAAACTGGTCGATACGATTTATGTCGACAATGCCGCTTATGCACATATTCTGGCAGCAGTTGACCTTGTTGGCGCCGCCAATAGTGCCGGTAAAGCCTATTTTTTAAGTAACGACCAACCGATTACAATGGCTGCAATGCTTAACCAGATCCTAGCTTGCGTTGATTTACCGCCAGTGACCAAGCGAGTTCCTGCATCTGTTGCTTATGCTGCTGGTGTGCTGCTTGAAACAGTCTACGGCTTACTTAACAAACAGCAAGAGCCCATCATGACTCGCTTTGTCGCAAGACAATTATCAACCAGTCATTACTTTGATATCAGCGCGGCAAAACAAGATTTAGGCTATCAGCCGCTGGTGAGTATTGAGCAAGGAATGCAAAAGCTTAAGTTATCACTGTCGCACTAA
- the megL gene encoding methionine gamma-lyase, whose amino-acid sequence MQDNKNNTWNLATLAIHGGHQREAFGSLTTPLYQTATFVFDNVEQGGARFAGEEPGYIYTRLGNPTTAELERKMALLEGAEDAAATASGMAAVSSALLTHLHAGDHLIASKAVYGCTFALMTTQLTRLGITSTLVDFTDIAAIEAAIMPNTKVIFCETPVNPHLQVFDLAAIAKVAKVHKLVSIVDNTFMTPLLQQPLAMGIDMVIHSATKYLNGHGDVIAGIVCGNAEHMHRLKYEILKDFGGVISPHDAWLILRGLKTLDVRLTRHCDNAEVLAEYLDKHPQFSQVFYPGLSHHQGHGFIGKQMKRAGGVIAFELKGNKQDAINFVNRLELFTIAVSLGDAESLIQHPASMTHSPYTPEARLSAGITDNLLRISVGLENVEDLIADIEQALL is encoded by the coding sequence ATGCAAGACAACAAGAACAACACATGGAATTTAGCAACTTTAGCTATTCATGGCGGCCATCAACGCGAAGCCTTTGGCTCACTTACTACACCACTTTACCAAACAGCCACATTTGTATTTGATAACGTAGAGCAGGGCGGCGCTCGCTTTGCTGGCGAAGAACCAGGCTATATTTATACACGTTTAGGTAATCCAACCACTGCAGAACTCGAGCGCAAAATGGCGTTGCTTGAAGGCGCAGAAGATGCGGCCGCAACCGCATCTGGTATGGCTGCTGTATCAAGTGCACTACTAACCCATTTACATGCAGGCGATCACTTGATTGCTTCCAAAGCCGTCTATGGTTGTACCTTTGCGTTAATGACCACTCAGCTGACTCGTTTAGGCATTACCAGCACCTTGGTCGATTTTACTGATATTGCAGCAATTGAAGCGGCTATTATGCCCAATACCAAAGTGATATTTTGTGAAACCCCAGTGAACCCACATTTACAAGTATTTGATCTTGCTGCAATCGCCAAGGTTGCTAAAGTCCATAAATTGGTATCAATAGTCGATAACACCTTTATGACGCCCTTATTGCAACAACCTTTAGCCATGGGGATCGACATGGTGATCCACAGTGCTACCAAGTACTTAAATGGCCATGGTGATGTTATTGCCGGTATTGTGTGTGGTAACGCAGAGCACATGCACCGACTGAAATATGAAATACTCAAAGACTTTGGTGGCGTGATCTCTCCACACGATGCTTGGCTTATTTTACGCGGCTTAAAAACCTTAGATGTGCGATTAACTCGCCACTGTGACAATGCTGAAGTGCTAGCTGAATATTTAGATAAACATCCTCAATTTAGCCAAGTTTTTTATCCAGGGCTAAGTCATCATCAAGGTCATGGTTTTATCGGTAAGCAAATGAAACGCGCCGGAGGGGTGATTGCATTCGAACTCAAAGGCAATAAGCAAGACGCGATCAACTTTGTTAATCGTCTCGAGCTCTTTACCATAGCAGTCAGTTTAGGTGATGCAGAATCCCTAATTCAACACCCAGCATCTATGACCCACTCACCATACACTCCAGAGGCCAGACTCAGTGCCGGTATCACCGACAACCTACTGCGTATATCCGTCGGATTAGAAAATGTAGAAGACTTGATAGCAGACATAGAACAAGCATTGCTGTAA
- a CDS encoding YajD family HNH nuclease, which produces MSANESKLDKVLAEARDYKASREKGYREQALKLYPWVCGRCTREFTHKNLSELTVHHRDHNHDNNPSDGSNWELLCLYCHDNEHSRFEELIRYGSTKEAKQQAATFNPFADLKAMMKK; this is translated from the coding sequence ATGTCAGCCAACGAAAGTAAATTAGATAAAGTATTAGCTGAAGCCAGAGACTATAAAGCCTCTCGTGAAAAAGGCTATCGTGAGCAAGCGCTTAAGCTCTACCCTTGGGTATGTGGTCGCTGTACTCGCGAATTCACCCATAAAAACTTATCTGAACTCACGGTACATCATCGCGATCATAACCACGATAACAACCCATCAGATGGCAGCAATTGGGAATTATTGTGCTTGTACTGTCACGACAACGAACACTCACGTTTTGAAGAATTAATTCGTTATGGCAGTACCAAAGAAGCCAAACAACAAGCTGCCACCTTCAACCCATTTGCTGACTTAAAAGCCATGATGAAGAAGTAG
- a CDS encoding DUF502 domain-containing protein → MKNTLTRGLTNLLPMVLSIWLFWSLFISLDGLGKLLLDIVGIEPVFVGAGFCLVAALVFIAGLLFSVSPIVWVYGWIENQLMKFPLFKSVYGSIRDIASLMNRDGQPKTQKTVLVKQANGSFVVGFIMSEFAPQPLVDALPEGDWVPVLFQLSYQIAGVTSLVKREDLISVDWSFEDAMRFNLTAGISNSKDAS, encoded by the coding sequence ATGAAAAATACCCTTACTCGTGGTTTAACGAATTTATTACCTATGGTGCTATCGATCTGGCTTTTCTGGTCATTGTTCATCTCCCTTGATGGTTTAGGTAAGCTATTACTTGATATTGTTGGAATAGAACCTGTTTTTGTCGGCGCAGGTTTTTGTTTGGTCGCAGCCTTAGTCTTTATTGCGGGATTATTATTTTCAGTTAGCCCAATTGTGTGGGTCTATGGCTGGATTGAAAATCAACTGATGAAGTTTCCATTGTTTAAATCGGTTTATGGCAGCATTCGGGATATTGCCAGTTTAATGAACCGTGACGGCCAACCTAAAACCCAAAAAACCGTATTAGTAAAGCAAGCCAATGGTAGCTTTGTGGTCGGTTTTATCATGAGTGAGTTTGCGCCACAGCCCTTAGTTGATGCTTTGCCTGAAGGCGATTGGGTGCCAGTATTATTTCAATTGAGTTATCAAATTGCTGGGGTAACAAGCTTAGTAAAGCGTGAAGACTTAATCAGTGTTGATTGGTCTTTTGAAGATGCAATGCGCTTTAATTTAACCGCTGGAATATCGAATAGCAAAGACGCTTCATAG
- a CDS encoding 3-oxoacyl-ACP synthase III encodes MKYSRVFINSLAYELAPQVVSSSDLESRLAPLYQKFRIPMGQLAALTGITERRWWPKGHRLSDGAIAAARKALNETGINVSDLGAVVYTGVCRDQHEPATACRIAAELGVSKDTAIYDISNACLGVLSGILDIANRIELGQIKAGMVVSCESARDIVDATIDHMLAEPTMQNFAQSLATLTGGSGAVAVILTDGTLDLKTTRQHQLLGASHLSAPEHHQLCQWGLQEAGHLLYREFMRTDAVTLLKEGVELAKHTWEHFLEQRDWVVEQVDKVICHQVGASNRRQVLNALNIPHEKEYPTYQTLGNMGTVSLPVTAAIAHDEGFLRVGDQVSFLGIGSGLNCMMLGIKW; translated from the coding sequence ATGAAATATTCACGCGTCTTTATCAATAGTCTGGCCTATGAGCTAGCACCACAAGTAGTGTCGAGTAGCGATTTAGAATCTCGCTTGGCGCCACTGTATCAAAAGTTTCGTATTCCAATGGGGCAACTTGCCGCGTTAACCGGAATTACCGAGCGTCGCTGGTGGCCTAAAGGTCATCGTTTATCAGATGGTGCCATTGCTGCAGCACGAAAGGCCTTGAATGAAACCGGAATCAATGTCAGTGATTTAGGCGCGGTGGTTTACACCGGTGTCTGTCGTGACCAACATGAACCCGCTACCGCTTGTCGTATTGCTGCTGAACTCGGGGTGTCTAAAGACACTGCAATCTACGATATCAGTAATGCGTGTTTAGGTGTGTTGTCGGGCATTTTAGATATTGCTAACCGCATCGAGTTAGGCCAAATCAAAGCCGGTATGGTGGTGTCGTGTGAATCTGCACGAGACATAGTTGATGCGACCATCGACCACATGTTAGCTGAACCGACCATGCAAAATTTTGCTCAATCACTGGCGACATTAACCGGTGGCTCAGGCGCTGTTGCGGTAATTTTAACCGATGGCACTTTGGACCTTAAAACCACTCGCCAACACCAGTTGTTAGGGGCGAGTCATTTGTCTGCACCAGAACATCACCAATTGTGTCAATGGGGCCTGCAAGAAGCTGGGCACTTGTTGTACCGTGAGTTTATGCGTACAGACGCGGTCACCTTATTAAAAGAAGGTGTCGAGCTTGCCAAGCACACTTGGGAGCATTTTTTAGAGCAGCGTGACTGGGTTGTCGAACAAGTTGATAAAGTGATTTGTCATCAAGTGGGGGCTTCCAACCGCAGACAAGTGCTCAATGCATTAAATATACCCCACGAAAAAGAATATCCCACCTATCAAACATTAGGCAATATGGGCACGGTCTCACTTCCTGTGACGGCGGCAATTGCTCATGATGAAGGCTTTTTACGTGTTGGCGATCAAGTCAGCTTTTTAGGAATAGGCAGTGGCTTAAACTGCATGATGTTAGGAATTAAGTGGTAA
- a CDS encoding DUF1289 domain-containing protein — translation MHSPCVARCGLNADDYCMGCFRHIDEIVTWSQMNDEQQQLIWDSLTARKQQFLGESNNQTLSRAKWLEAEKRIKR, via the coding sequence ATGCACTCACCTTGTGTCGCCCGTTGTGGCTTAAATGCTGATGATTATTGTATGGGTTGTTTTCGTCACATCGATGAGATTGTCACTTGGTCACAAATGAATGATGAGCAACAACAGCTCATTTGGGACAGTTTAACGGCCAGAAAACAACAGTTTTTAGGTGAGAGTAATAATCAGACCTTGTCACGAGCCAAATGGTTGGAAGCTGAAAAACGGATTAAACGCTGA
- a CDS encoding methyltransferase, whose translation MSVIDYHSTFNAVDTLLDALKPLWQLVAFECDHLPWQQTFPQLAQKVWQLDDGEIDSLDMDQQLLVETLLPSLMSDIKQSLLPQADELISQLSWLVITSATQSVHSENTVDFSSQEQQNNQPENDDLVHFSAHIKGRKWQQITAFSHQVDPKYQPLLPRLPILEWCAGKGHLGRLVAKQQQVEVTSLEWQASLCAQGQMFAKQWQIPQRFICADAFAPIDSSKPLLLIDQHAIALHACGDLHIHLLKLATLAGTRAISISPCCYHLIEHEDYQPLSALAKGSALKLSKHDLQLPLQQSVIANSKKQQLRNQEVSWRLGFDSLQRDIRGVEAYLPVPTIKKSQLSGSFSDFCQWAANQKHLSLSSEINLSHYLHRGIARQRLTKRIDLVAHLFRRALERWLLLDRVCFLQEQGYQVTLAEFCANSVTPRNALIQAIKTDE comes from the coding sequence ATGTCAGTAATCGATTATCATTCTACCTTTAACGCAGTCGATACACTTCTTGATGCTTTAAAACCCTTATGGCAGCTGGTTGCTTTTGAGTGTGACCACTTACCTTGGCAACAGACCTTTCCGCAGTTAGCTCAAAAAGTGTGGCAGCTTGACGATGGTGAGATAGATAGCCTCGATATGGATCAGCAGTTGCTGGTTGAGACGTTATTGCCCAGTTTGATGAGCGATATTAAACAAAGTCTATTACCACAGGCTGACGAACTCATTAGTCAACTAAGCTGGTTAGTCATCACTTCGGCTACACAATCTGTTCACTCAGAGAATACGGTCGATTTTTCCAGTCAAGAGCAACAAAATAATCAGCCTGAAAATGACGATTTAGTGCATTTTAGCGCTCATATTAAAGGGCGAAAATGGCAGCAAATTACGGCGTTTTCACATCAAGTTGATCCAAAGTATCAACCATTGTTACCTCGATTACCCATTTTAGAATGGTGTGCTGGTAAAGGCCATTTAGGCCGTTTAGTCGCCAAGCAGCAACAGGTTGAGGTGACCAGTCTTGAGTGGCAAGCGAGTTTATGCGCCCAAGGGCAAATGTTTGCCAAACAATGGCAGATACCGCAGCGTTTTATTTGTGCCGATGCGTTTGCGCCAATAGACTCAAGTAAACCGCTATTGTTAATCGATCAACATGCCATCGCATTGCACGCCTGCGGTGACTTACACATACATTTACTCAAGTTAGCAACCTTAGCAGGTACTCGGGCGATTTCTATTTCACCTTGTTGTTATCATTTGATTGAGCATGAAGATTATCAGCCGTTATCGGCTTTAGCCAAAGGCAGCGCTCTGAAGCTGTCAAAGCATGATTTACAACTACCCTTGCAACAAAGCGTTATTGCCAACAGTAAAAAACAACAATTACGCAATCAAGAGGTATCATGGCGCTTAGGGTTTGATAGCTTGCAGCGAGATATTCGAGGTGTAGAGGCTTATTTACCGGTGCCGACGATTAAAAAAAGCCAGCTTAGCGGTAGTTTTAGCGATTTTTGCCAATGGGCAGCAAATCAAAAGCATTTATCACTATCCAGTGAGATTAATTTAAGCCATTATTTGCACCGCGGTATTGCGCGTCAACGCCTGACAAAGCGAATCGATTTAGTGGCTCATTTATTTCGTCGTGCATTGGAGCGCTGGCTATTGCTCGACCGAGTCTGTTTTTTACAGGAGCAGGGATACCAAGTTACCTTGGCTGAATTTTGTGCAAACAGTGTGACACCACGAAATGCCTTGATCCAAGCAATTAAAACAGACGAATAA